The sequence TTGCGGCTACAACATCACAAAATTTCACAAGTGATGACGTAGTGACAATTCAGACTATCAACGGCAACAATGTTACTTTTACGCCGGCTACCCAATATGCCCACCAACCGCCATCACAAGCTCCTAACCTAAAAGTTCATGTGGCCAACTACACACGTAACGTTAAGTTCACATCTGCAAACCCTAGTGTAACTGCTAAACGCAGAGGACATGTGATGTTTATGCACAATGCAGATGTAAGGATGAGATATGTAGAAATGAACCAGATGGGACGTACGGACAAGACTCAGCCGGTAAATGATTTTCAGGGCTTTGTAATTGGAGATATAAATCAGGTAAATAGAGCCTTCTTACCTGGAGACCCAGGTTCTCCCGAGCTACTTCCCTCTGAAAACGTATGGGGACCGAATACCAATCCAAGAGGGCGATACTCGGTACACTTCCATCGTAGCTTGGAAAATGAGACGGCTACTGATGTAAACTCTATTCCTAAAGCAGTGGTAGAAGGCGTAACCGTTTTTGATGATCCGGGATGGGGCTATGTTAATCACTCTAGTAACGTTGACTTTATCAACAATGCTTCTTACGCAGTGGTGGGAGGAGCATTTAATACCGAAGCAGGTGATGAACTTGGGTCATTTGTTGGAAACATTGCTTTAAGAACATGGAACACCTCAGATCCATTTGGTAATCCGCTGGCAGGAGAAGCTGACTTGAACCTAAGAGAAGGCGGTATGGATTTTGCATTCCAGGGAGATGCCTATTGGTTCCACAGTCACGGTGTAACCATTAGAAACAATATAGCAGCAGGAGTATCGGGTCACTCGTATGTTTTCTGGCCAGAAGGCTTGATCGAACTTGGTAAAGGACAAAGACGCGGAAATGTTAACTGGCATTTATCATCTGCTCAAAGAGCATTGGTTGGAGCGCCTAGTTCACACCCTGAACCTGATTTTAATAATATCCCATGGCAGTTTGATTGCTGGTTGATTCCGGCTAAGCCTTTTGAGAATAATACAGCCTATTCGGCCAGTAAAGGCGTTTCGTTATTTTACGGACATTCCAGATTCCTAAATAATTTCGAAGGCCCAGGAGAAGCCATAGCTGCTGGCGTACCAGCAGGGACTCCCGGTCTTTTTAACCATGTTCCTGAAACGTTCAGACAAACACTTGAAATAAAAATAGACGGAACTAAAATCTGGAACATCAGAAACTCGGGCATCTCTTCTCAATATGCTTCTCATGTAACAATTTCAAACAATGAGGTTTACGGTTACGATACACCACCAACTCTTGCCGGTCGCCCTATTGAAGGTATAGATTTGGACCACTGGAGGAACTCTGACAACTGGTTGATTGAAGGAAACACAATCAGAGGTTTTACAAATGGCGCAATTGGCTTAACGCCTCCTACAAATGCTACTTCCGTTGTTGTTAGAAACAATATTTATGACAACCCAGGTACAGATATCCGAATTAGTTCTAGAACCTATAAAGGTGAGGCTGATGGGCTTGCTGAAGAAGGTATTGGAAACCCAAAAGCATTCCCGGGCTGGCCTGGTATGGTAACCATGTCTAATAACCAAAGAGTAATGACCCTTACTAATGAAAACTTCATATCTACATCTGCCAATAACATCGTGATGAGAGCTTCTTTGAGCAACGACTTTGTAGTAGATGCTGAAGATGGATTTGCGGTAAGTGGACAGCCAAGAAACCCTTATTCATTCTTGTATAGAGATGAGATCACACTCAATTTTGGAGAATTCAGCAATTCTAGATTGTATTTCAATGAACAAGCGGGAAGTTATACACCTATTACAAATCAGAACGAAAGGTGGGATGCTGAAGAGGTAGAACCAGGTGGCACGGCTGAATATGTCATTCCTAATGCATGGAGAAATAAAACAAACAATCAACTCCTCTCTGTCAATTTAACCTATGAAGGCAGTACCACTCAAAACCATTCATTTGGTGGTGAAATCATGCCAGCTGGAGCCAATACACACCCTCAAATTACAGGTGGTCAGGCTACCAATATTGTTGTAGACCCATGTGCAGGTGTCACACCACCAGCGCCAACTAATGTCACAGCAACTAACAACAACTGTATTTCTGTGGATCTCAGTTGGACTGCCTCTAACTGCGCAACTTCATATAGAGTGCAGCGCAGAGTAGATGGAGGAACATGGTCTACACTCAATGCTAATTTGGCTGCCACAAATTACACAGACAACAGTCCAGCTTCTGGTGACAATGAGTATAGAGTTAGAGCACAAAATAGTGCAGGCAATTCCAGTGACGAACTGGTAACTGGTGCTGTAAGTTGTGGTATTCCTACTCAGTACACTTTAACAACAAACACAAATGGTTCAGGATCTATTTCATTGAATCCATCTGGAGGCACTTATAATGACGGAACTGTGGTTACTGCGACCGCTACCCCTGCATCGGGATATCAGTTTGATAACTGGAGTGGCTCGTCTACAAGTACAAGTAGCTCTGTAGACATTACTATGGACGCTAACAAATCCCTGACTGCTAACTTCAGTTTGATACCACCTCCTGCAGGTCTTACTGCAGAAAGTGGATCTATTTCTGGAATTAGCACAAGCGGTTATACTGCGGTGAGTCTTACAAAGTCTTTCACCAACCCTGTAGTGGTAGCCACACCAGTACTACCTTCTACTGGTACCGCTTCTGTGGTAACCAGAGTCAGAAATGTGACTGGCAACAGCTTTGAAGTTAAAGTTCAAAACCCCAGCGGATCAGCTGTTAGCGGTATTGAAGTGAAATATCTGATTGTTGAAGCAGGTACTTATACATTGGCCTCTGATGGTGTAAAAATGGAAGCGAAAACTGTGACCTCTTCTGTCACTGCCAGAAAGAATGGCTGGACTTTGGAAACGGAAACATACAATCAGTCTTATACTAGCCCTGTTGTATTGGGTCAGATTATGACTGCTAACGATGCAAATTGGAGTGTATTCTATGCCACTTCCAGTTCTAGAACTTCTCCGCCTTCTGCTAGTGCATTGAGAGCGGGCAAGCATGTTGGTGAAGATAGCAATACAAGTAGAGCAAATGAAACAGTTGGCTTGATTATCGTTGAAGCTGGCTCCGGAATTGTTGATGATATTTCATTCCAAGCTGGAGTAGGCTCTGACATTGTGAGAGGTCCTGGTAATTCTGCCAGTGGATACTCATACAGCCATAGTGTATCGGATGCTACGGGAGCAATCTTGAGTGCTTCCGGTATGGACGGGGGTGATGGTGGATTCCCAGTTTTATTGGGCGCAAGCTCGATATCAGGTTCTAATATCGCAATGACCTTTGATGAAGATCAGATTGGGGATAGCGAAAGAAATCATACTACTGAACAGGTTGCCTACATGGTGTTCAATGGCGGAAGTACGCCTCCGGTGCAATATACGTTAACCACCAGTACTGATGGAAATGGTTCAGTAACCGCAGGTGGCACCTATAATGCAGGTACGGTAGTGCAAATCTCTCCAACACCTAATGCAGGATATGTATTTAGCAACTGGTCTGGTGATGCTTCAGGCGCTTCTGTCCCGCTTTCGGTAACAATGGATGCCAACAAGAATATAGTGGCCAATTTCACGCAAAGCCCTCCTACTCAGTACATTTTAACTACAAACACGAATGGTTCGGGATCTATTTCATTGAATCCATCTGGAGGCACTTATAATGACGGAACTGTGGTTACAGCAACTGCTACTCCAGCATCAGGGTATCAGTTTGATAACTGGAGTGGTGCTTCTACAAGTACAAGTAGCTCTGTAGACATTACTATGGATGCTAACAAATCTCTGACTGCAAACTTTAGCCAAGTACAGACTTATCAGTGGAATATGGTCGATAACGCTGATGCTTCTATTTCATACAACGGAAGCTGGGCCTCCTTTACTGGTATTAGTGGTTGTGTAGCAGGCACTCACAATGAGTCCAGCTCAAGTGGTGCCAGCGCGTCGTTGACTTTTACAGGGACACAGGTAAGGATATACATTTTCGGAGAGTCTGGAGATGGAGGAAATGCTAATGTGCTCATAGATGGAAACCAGGTTGGCACCATAGATTTCACTGCATTCAGTGGTTGTAACCAGTTGGCATTCACCAGTGCTACATTAAGCGCCGGTTCCCATACAGTTCAGATTCAGAGAACCTCAGGGTTCGTATTCCTTGATGGAATCGAATTTTTTGGACCTGGTGGTGGTTCTAGTAGCTCTAAAGCTTCTAAAAGTAAAGATGTGGTGCTAAATGATAATGATAACAATAAAGTAATAATATCAATGTATCCTAATCCGGTGGAGGATGATTATGTAAATATTGGATTTATTAGAGGTATTGAAGGAAATAATGCCAAACTAAACATCTATGACATGGCTGGTAGACAGCTAGTATCAGAAGCAATTAATAATATTCAAAATAATAAAACACATCAAGTGGATATAAGTAATTTACAATCTGGAAATTATTTATTAATTGTTAAACATTCAAGAGGAACTAAATCGTTCCAAATGATTAAGAAATAAAAATAGGCGAAATACAATATTGTCCTAATGCTATTTTTAATAATAAAGACAATTGCTTTTCCATAAGGTAAGTTTGAGGTCAATTTAATAACCTTCATTTTTTATTTCTTGTTCGATATAGCAAAACATGAAGAGGCTGCCTTTGCTTCTATATATGTATAACGTATGACTTTTGGTTATCGTGAAAGCTCGGCAAAAATTTATTGTTAAGATCAATTTGGAGATATTATCCCTCAAAGTGTTTAAAATATTAAAGGTAGAAACTCCCGAAATTATTCTAATTAATTTTAAATTTTATGTACAATAAATTTATCAAGACAGGAGAAGGTCACATCATTTCCTAAATCATTCAAAAGCATATAAGCCTTAGGAAATTCATCAACCTTTATTTGTAAAGTTAACTATATTAAATTAGAGCACCTCCATCTATTGGTAACGCATGTCCTGTAATAAAAGAGGCCTTTTCTGAACAGAGCCATAATACAGCATCAACCACTTCATTTGGCTTACCGATACGACCAATAGGGTGCATCTCAATAGCCAGTTTTGTTAATTTATTATCATGAAAAAAGGCTCTTTCGGCCATTGATGTTTGTATAACGGCAGGGCAAACTGCATTAATTCTAATTCCCTTATCTGCATATTCCAAAGCCGCAGACCTTGTTACACCAACAACGCCATGTTTAGAAGCATGGTAAGCAGCTCCTGCCAGGCCACCTCTCAACCCAGCTCCTGATGCATTATTAACAATTGCACCGCTGTTTTTAAGAAGTTCTGGAATTTGATATTTCATACATAGCCATACGCCTTTCAAGTTTATATCTAAAACTTTATTCCACACTTCTAGGTCATAATCTTGTGCATTCACAAAAGGAGTACCTTCAATACCCGCATTGTTAAATGCCATATTTAGTTGGCCGTAATGCCTAATGGTGTTCCGAACCATTTTTTGGACTTCATCTGCGTTGGCTACATCTGTTTTAACAAAAATGGCTTCTCCCCCTTTTATGTTTATGTTATGTACTGTTTCTTCTCCCTCTGTTGTTCTTCTCGAAGCTACCACAACTTTAGCTCCGTGTTTAGCAAATGCCAGTGCAGCTTCTTTTCCAATCCCCGCACTTCCTCCTGTTACAATAACTACTTTAGAATCAAACATTGTATTTCTTTTTAACTTTAAGCATCTCTTTGACTAAATAAACCATTTCTTTTTCCCTTTTTCTAAGTCTTCGGATAAAATTTGAACTCCCTTTATTAAAATTTAAAAGAGGTTTTGTGCTAATTTAAAGTTATAATTTTTACTTATTGAAACCTGAAAAGATCTCTCTTACATTGTCAATACTAAGACCTATAGCTTCTATGGCACTCATAGTATGCGGTGTTTCTTCATCTGCAGCTTGTTCTAAAAAAAGCCTCGGTTTTTGATTGTGCTTTAGAAGCGTCTCAGCAATCTTTCCATAATCAATATCACCTGCTCCGAAAGTTTCGGTCCAAATCCCATTCTGGGTCTGTCTTAAGTGAAGTTCTTCAATGCGTTTTGCGTGCTCATTTATCAGTCCGTAAAGGGCATCTAATGAACCTGTGCCTTTGTAAATCCAATCTGAATCAACACAAAGCCCAAGATTTTCAGGTTTTGTATGTGTCACCACATGATTGAACTCTTTGGCGTTATTTTCCATTTCTATGGCGTGATTGTGATAAAGCATTCTAATACCAATCTTTCTCAATCCTGCTCCCAGAGAATCCAATGCCTTAGATTGTATTTTAAGTTCGGAATCTGTTTTATGCTCTACGGGTTCATTCTCTTTAGCTTCAGGATTAACCACCATGGCATCTATTCCCATCCCTTTTAATTTGCGTCCAACGCCAAGCATTTCAGCAATATGTTTTTGTGCTATGCTTTCAATGTGCATGGTTGGGTTCACAAACATACATGCACCATTAAAATTATTCTTTTGCAGCCTGGCAAAGGTCTTTTGGGGAAGCCTTGTTCCATTTCCATTAAAACCTCCATACCACTTAACGACGCTATTGATTGGTTCTTCCAAGATGCTTCCAATTCTTGATACCAACGTTTACCTTCTCTTTCAAAAAAAGTCATCCAGGTAAACTCCTGACAGTATACTTGGATTTGATTTTTACAATTATTAATTGATGCAACCACATCAATAGGGTTCATCATTAATAAACTGGAGCCCAACAGGCTTTTTTTAATAAAGCCTCTTCTTTCAATGGTCTTCATAACTTTTATTGAAGATTTTAAAAATTAGTATTTAGGTAAAATAGCATGGGCAAACCTATCTGCCATTTTCTCACTTCCTTGCTCATTCGGATGACAAACATCTTCCAAGTCATCTACTGTAAAGCCAGCATTACAGTCCACCAAAACGATTGGGGAGTCCCCTGAATTTAGTTCCGAAGCGAGCAATGCCCAATTAGAGTTAATCTTTGGCACTAACATATTTTGCTTTGGAAACTCAGTATTAAGAGGAGTTATTTGAGCTAGATAAATGGCGATTTTCGGGTTCTTTTTACGCAACTCTCTTATTATGGTGCGCATACTCGTGATTACCTGATTCAACGTAAGGTGTCCTTCAAAAATAAATTCGGTGTCATTGGTACCTAAATGAATCAAAGCGAGATCGGGGATATCCTTTAGCTCTCGCATCCATGAGTTTATTTGAGCAGAAGCATCCACCGTTGTAATGCCACTTACGCCTTGATGCCTATTATTAAAAGTATATCCTTTATAAACCGGGTATTCATTAGTACCCCCTACTCTGTTTCCAATAAAATTATGTTTGTACCCCGCATCAAGCAGTTTTTTCCATAATAAATAACGGTAATCAGATTCTTCTGTAATAGAATTGCCCAAGGCCAATATATTTTTAGTTGATGAAACTTGAGGAGACATACACGAAAGACTTTCTTTGTTTTTCAAATGGCCATCTTTATAACCGTTAATTGAAATCACCACCAAAATGAGATAAATTAATTTACTCATTACTTCAAATTTAGTTATTGGTTGATATTTTTATACTAAAGGGTTCTTTGGTAATATAATTTATAAAAACAACCAGATTATCTCTAGACATCTTTTGCTCAATAGCTTTATTAAAAGCCACATTAGGTTTATTAGAGCTGATATTAAAATCTGTCGATTTCACGTTTTCTATAATTAATGCTCCATTATTAAATGACTGCTTACTATTTGCACTAAACTTAACGGTATAATCTTCCTTAGCTTCAGTTAGGTTATTAAAAATGTGAGCGCGTTCTAATTTATCATAACCTATAAATTCAACATTACCGTTTGTGACTGTAACAGGACTAGCTTCATTCCAAGATTTGGATGGAATTATAAAGCTCTTCCTTACTTACCGATGCAAAATCAAAACTATCAAGTGCATCTTTTTTATGATTACCTTAGAATCAATCAAGCTTATTAATTAATCTCCAAGTTTAGTACTTTATTTAAGATTAAAGAAAAAGCGCCCATTAACGCTGCATTTTCCCCAAATGATGATTCCAGTAGTTCTGTTTTAGATGATAGGCTCACCATTGAATGTTTATTAATTTCACTTTCTAGCTTATTTATTAGAAACTTCTTGCCCCCTATTAGACCTCCTGAAAACACTATACATTCTGGATTGAAAAGTTTTATTAAAGTATCCAAACCAATACCAAGATATTTCATAACCTTATTATAAATACATAATGCAACTTTGTCACCTGCCATTGCTGCAACAGTGATAATTCTTGCGTCTACATTCTCAATGTTTGAGTCAATCATTTCTTCTAACAATCCTGAACCCATATCCTCAATAAGCTCTTCTTTGGCAATTTGTATTATCCCATACCCCGATGATAAAGCTTCAAGTGATCCCTTTAGGCCTGCTCTGTCAATAAAATTGCTATCGCTATCCATTATTAAATGCCCAAATTCACCTGAAAAACCATTAGAACCATAAAAAGGTTTTCCATTGGAAATAATTCCAGCGCCAATACCGTAACCTAAGTTTACACTTATAAAATGCTTGTATTCTCTTCCTATTCCATACCATAGCTCTCCTAAAGCTGTTAAACGAGAAACATTATCAAAAAATACGGGTAGTGCGGTATACTCCTTGAGCACCTCCAAAATATTAACGTTTTTCCAGTTAAATACTGGAGAATATTCTATTATGCCATTATTTTTATTCACCAAACCTGCTACTGCCAATCCAATTCCAAGAACTTTCTTATCCTTCGCTAATTTTCTGGAAGTTAGGGTCTCTATAATACCTCCTATCTGTTCAATAACTTTTTCAAATCCCTCTTCGAACTTCGTAGGAATTTCTCGTTCCAAAATAAAATCGCCATCTAAGTCTGATAAAACCCCTCGGATGTAAGTGGTCCCTAAATCAATTCCCACCACGAAATTTTCCTTAGAATTAAACCTTAGTATTTTTGGCTTTCTACCTCCGCTAGACTCCCCAGTACCAACAACAGAAACTAACTTTTCTTTATTGATAAGGTCATCTGATATTCTTGTAACGGTTGGAGCACTCAACCCTGTTCGTTTAACAATTTCGGCTCGACTTATATGCTTTTCATTTCTAATAAGATGTAAGACCCTAATTTTATTAAGTTTATTTATGTAAATGGAATTACCTATTGACAACTTTTTATCACTCATAGCATGTACTCTTATCTACGCACATAAAGCATTCTTTTTGAATTAACAGCGTGTATTGGATTAGTACCATAAGTAAAAGTACGTTTTAATAAATTTGGGATTAAAAAAAGGTGGAGGCACTTAAGTTTCCTTAATAGGACGCTTTAACCAACTCAATCATTTCGTTTTTTGTTGCCACCTTTGGATTGTTCTCATAATCTGGCAGTACCATGCATTGCTGTGCTAATGCCTCTATATCATTTTCTGGCATGTTCACATCGCTCAATTTTTTATACATACCTATTTTCTTAAGGAATTTAACAATGGCCTCTTCGGCATGCTTAGCCGCTTCTTCATTAGACAAGTCCTTTAAAGTTGAATCCATTAGTTTTGCCATTCTACCGTACTCTTGCGGCGCTGAAATTGCCGTAAATCTGGTACATGCAGGATAAACAATAGCTAATGCCTCGCCATGTGCCACGTGAGGATACATACCACCAATGGCCATTCCCATTCCATGGGGCAAGGTTACTCCCGCACTTGCAATGCATAATCCGGCCAGGGTATCAGCCCAAGCCATTTTTTCTCTATATTCAATACTTTTAGGTTCTTCAAGAACTTTAGGTAAATAGGTTACAACATGTTCTATGGCCTCCCAGGCCAACAAATCTATATAAGCTCCTCTTCCGGGATGGATAGCACTCTCAAAGGCATGACAGAAAACATCAAATCCTGTTGGAGCTGTTATGAAATTTGGCAGCGTAGTCATTAATTCAGGGTCTACAATACATACAGCCGGAAAAATTAAAGGGTGATAAAGCGCACTTTTATCTCTTTCTTCGGTATTGGTAATCACAGAAACTTGTGTTACTTGAGACCCCGTACCAGAAGTTGTACTAACGCTAATCACAGGCAAAGTTTTTTTGGTTGGTTGTTTCTTGTAAAACAGATAATCCCAAGCGCTACCTTCATGTGAGGCTTCCACGGCTATGGCCTTAGCTGCGTCCATACTAGAACCACCTCCTAAGCCTAGAATAACATCAGCCTTATGCTCTAGGGCCAATTTTGCTCCAGCAGCACTGACTTCCGTTGTTGGATTAGGAATAACTTGATCATAATGGGCAACGGCCACACCAGCATCTTTGAGTATTTGTATCACCCTATCGTACATGGGCTTTGTTGCTTCTATTGCAGGCGTTGTAACTACTAGGCATCTATCTCCGTATTTTTTCACTATCTCTCCCGCATCTTGAACCTTTCCTGTTCCAAAAATGATTTCCGTTGGTTGATGGTATCTAAATGATTTCATATATTTTACTATGGTTTATTTTATAAATGGTTTATAAATCGATAATAACTTTTAAAGTTTGGTCCCCCTGATCATCTATATACCTGTAAGCTTCTAAATAATCCTCAAATGGAAATCTTTTGGTTATTAAAGGTTCCGTAATCAGTTGGCCATTGTCTAGATATTTGACAGCTTGCTCATAATCTTCGTGTGTATACATCAAGGTTCCTATAAGTTTGAGCTCTCTATCCCCTAATATGGAAACATCTACTCTGGGGCGGTCACCATATACCGCTACGGCAACAACATCTCCTCCTTTATTCACATTTTGGATTAAATTATCTAGAGCTATTTCCACACCGGCACATTCAAAACCAACATGAAACCCCTCTCCATTGAACACCCGAGACAAACATGCTTCCAATTTTTCTTCTTTTGGATTGCAAGTATGCTCGATACCACAATCCTTGGCCTTTTGCAACCTATACTCACTTAAATCCGTAATCAATACATTGGCTCCTCTTATCCTTGCAAACTGTGCCACAAGATTACCAATGGGTCCTGCTCCGGTTACAACCACATTTTTGCCTTTTAAATCCCCAGCCTTTAAAGTGCAATGAGCTGCAACGGCGGTTGGTTCTACTAAAGCCCCAATTTCGAATGACATACTACTTGGAAGCTTAATCATTCTATCTTCGGGAAGCACAAAATAATCTTGGGCCACACCAGGCGCCTGAAAGCCTTGTACTTTTAAAACATCACAAATATTATAATCGCCTCTTTTGCAAGGGCCACATTTTCCGCAAACCAACTGTGGTCTAGCCGTAGCTTTGTCGCCTGTTTTAAATTTGGTAACTGCTTTACCAGTTTCAACCACTTCGCCACTATACTCATGCCCTTGAACCACTGGGTACGGCGTAAAAGGATGCTTACCATGAAAAACATGTATATCACTTCCACATACACCAATTTTTTTTACCGAAATCAGCACTTCTTTATCTCCAATGTTAGATGGTTTTTCAACATCATTAAACTCTATAGCTCCCGGTTTGGGCATTATAGCTTGTCTCATATTTTCTTTTTTACTGTTAATAAGTAACTTTTATATTTTTAATATGTTAATTAAATTATTCCTCTATCCTACTATAGCATACAATACAACAAGCGCAAGTAATAATAAACCTGCTAAGACTCTAACATCTTTCCAACCTTTTAGGGGGCCAGCAAAAACTTCTCCCGGATTTGCAAATGTGGTTTGAGCAATTTGCTCTGCATCTGGTCTAGGAGTAGCCAAACTCCATACAATAAACATCACGCAACAAATACAGAAAGTCCACCATGCTCTCATAAGAAAAGGAACTCCTAACCCATCAGTTATATATTGATACCCGCTTACTGGCTTAAAG is a genomic window of Flagellimonas sp. CMM7 containing:
- a CDS encoding T9SS type A sorting domain-containing protein, yielding MKKNYFILSHWSKLSLLCSMILLVMLVPQNMEAQFGQGQTPAQVAGTPTVTAIANGNWTDASTWNTPNLPGTNARVRIPSQYTVTVNSVVTTEHKSINVEGTLRFATNVNTELRAEYVHSAMGSVIEIGTAASPIAPNVTASFVVADLGGGGSADWWRYAPGLVLMGKVDMHGEQKTTWMELNQGITAGATSMTLAQTPLNWKVGDKLVIAATTSQNFTSDDVVTIQTINGNNVTFTPATQYAHQPPSQAPNLKVHVANYTRNVKFTSANPSVTAKRRGHVMFMHNADVRMRYVEMNQMGRTDKTQPVNDFQGFVIGDINQVNRAFLPGDPGSPELLPSENVWGPNTNPRGRYSVHFHRSLENETATDVNSIPKAVVEGVTVFDDPGWGYVNHSSNVDFINNASYAVVGGAFNTEAGDELGSFVGNIALRTWNTSDPFGNPLAGEADLNLREGGMDFAFQGDAYWFHSHGVTIRNNIAAGVSGHSYVFWPEGLIELGKGQRRGNVNWHLSSAQRALVGAPSSHPEPDFNNIPWQFDCWLIPAKPFENNTAYSASKGVSLFYGHSRFLNNFEGPGEAIAAGVPAGTPGLFNHVPETFRQTLEIKIDGTKIWNIRNSGISSQYASHVTISNNEVYGYDTPPTLAGRPIEGIDLDHWRNSDNWLIEGNTIRGFTNGAIGLTPPTNATSVVVRNNIYDNPGTDIRISSRTYKGEADGLAEEGIGNPKAFPGWPGMVTMSNNQRVMTLTNENFISTSANNIVMRASLSNDFVVDAEDGFAVSGQPRNPYSFLYRDEITLNFGEFSNSRLYFNEQAGSYTPITNQNERWDAEEVEPGGTAEYVIPNAWRNKTNNQLLSVNLTYEGSTTQNHSFGGEIMPAGANTHPQITGGQATNIVVDPCAGVTPPAPTNVTATNNNCISVDLSWTASNCATSYRVQRRVDGGTWSTLNANLAATNYTDNSPASGDNEYRVRAQNSAGNSSDELVTGAVSCGIPTQYTLTTNTNGSGSISLNPSGGTYNDGTVVTATATPASGYQFDNWSGSSTSTSSSVDITMDANKSLTANFSLIPPPAGLTAESGSISGISTSGYTAVSLTKSFTNPVVVATPVLPSTGTASVVTRVRNVTGNSFEVKVQNPSGSAVSGIEVKYLIVEAGTYTLASDGVKMEAKTVTSSVTARKNGWTLETETYNQSYTSPVVLGQIMTANDANWSVFYATSSSRTSPPSASALRAGKHVGEDSNTSRANETVGLIIVEAGSGIVDDISFQAGVGSDIVRGPGNSASGYSYSHSVSDATGAILSASGMDGGDGGFPVLLGASSISGSNIAMTFDEDQIGDSERNHTTEQVAYMVFNGGSTPPVQYTLTTSTDGNGSVTAGGTYNAGTVVQISPTPNAGYVFSNWSGDASGASVPLSVTMDANKNIVANFTQSPPTQYILTTNTNGSGSISLNPSGGTYNDGTVVTATATPASGYQFDNWSGASTSTSSSVDITMDANKSLTANFSQVQTYQWNMVDNADASISYNGSWASFTGISGCVAGTHNESSSSGASASLTFTGTQVRIYIFGESGDGGNANVLIDGNQVGTIDFTAFSGCNQLAFTSATLSAGSHTVQIQRTSGFVFLDGIEFFGPGGGSSSSKASKSKDVVLNDNDNNKVIISMYPNPVEDDYVNIGFIRGIEGNNAKLNIYDMAGRQLVSEAINNIQNNKTHQVDISNLQSGNYLLIVKHSRGTKSFQMIKK
- a CDS encoding SDR family oxidoreductase, whose product is MFDSKVVIVTGGSAGIGKEAALAFAKHGAKVVVASRRTTEGEETVHNINIKGGEAIFVKTDVANADEVQKMVRNTIRHYGQLNMAFNNAGIEGTPFVNAQDYDLEVWNKVLDINLKGVWLCMKYQIPELLKNSGAIVNNASGAGLRGGLAGAAYHASKHGVVGVTRSAALEYADKGIRINAVCPAVIQTSMAERAFFHDNKLTKLAIEMHPIGRIGKPNEVVDAVLWLCSEKASFITGHALPIDGGALI
- a CDS encoding sugar phosphate isomerase/epimerase; translated protein: MFVNPTMHIESIAQKHIAEMLGVGRKLKGMGIDAMVVNPEAKENEPVEHKTDSELKIQSKALDSLGAGLRKIGIRMLYHNHAIEMENNAKEFNHVVTHTKPENLGLCVDSDWIYKGTGSLDALYGLINEHAKRIEELHLRQTQNGIWTETFGAGDIDYGKIAETLLKHNQKPRLFLEQAADEETPHTMSAIEAIGLSIDNVREIFSGFNK
- a CDS encoding GDSL-type esterase/lipase family protein: MSKLIYLILVVISINGYKDGHLKNKESLSCMSPQVSSTKNILALGNSITEESDYRYLLWKKLLDAGYKHNFIGNRVGGTNEYPVYKGYTFNNRHQGVSGITTVDASAQINSWMRELKDIPDLALIHLGTNDTEFIFEGHLTLNQVITSMRTIIRELRKKNPKIAIYLAQITPLNTEFPKQNMLVPKINSNWALLASELNSGDSPIVLVDCNAGFTVDDLEDVCHPNEQGSEKMADRFAHAILPKY
- a CDS encoding ROK family transcriptional regulator, which encodes MSDKKLSIGNSIYINKLNKIRVLHLIRNEKHISRAEIVKRTGLSAPTVTRISDDLINKEKLVSVVGTGESSGGRKPKILRFNSKENFVVGIDLGTTYIRGVLSDLDGDFILEREIPTKFEEGFEKVIEQIGGIIETLTSRKLAKDKKVLGIGLAVAGLVNKNNGIIEYSPVFNWKNVNILEVLKEYTALPVFFDNVSRLTALGELWYGIGREYKHFISVNLGYGIGAGIISNGKPFYGSNGFSGEFGHLIMDSDSNFIDRAGLKGSLEALSSGYGIIQIAKEELIEDMGSGLLEEMIDSNIENVDARIITVAAMAGDKVALCIYNKVMKYLGIGLDTLIKLFNPECIVFSGGLIGGKKFLINKLESEINKHSMVSLSSKTELLESSFGENAALMGAFSLILNKVLNLEIN
- a CDS encoding iron-containing alcohol dehydrogenase, translating into MKSFRYHQPTEIIFGTGKVQDAGEIVKKYGDRCLVVTTPAIEATKPMYDRVIQILKDAGVAVAHYDQVIPNPTTEVSAAGAKLALEHKADVILGLGGGSSMDAAKAIAVEASHEGSAWDYLFYKKQPTKKTLPVISVSTTSGTGSQVTQVSVITNTEERDKSALYHPLIFPAVCIVDPELMTTLPNFITAPTGFDVFCHAFESAIHPGRGAYIDLLAWEAIEHVVTYLPKVLEEPKSIEYREKMAWADTLAGLCIASAGVTLPHGMGMAIGGMYPHVAHGEALAIVYPACTRFTAISAPQEYGRMAKLMDSTLKDLSNEEAAKHAEEAIVKFLKKIGMYKKLSDVNMPENDIEALAQQCMVLPDYENNPKVATKNEMIELVKASY
- a CDS encoding zinc-binding dehydrogenase is translated as MRQAIMPKPGAIEFNDVEKPSNIGDKEVLISVKKIGVCGSDIHVFHGKHPFTPYPVVQGHEYSGEVVETGKAVTKFKTGDKATARPQLVCGKCGPCKRGDYNICDVLKVQGFQAPGVAQDYFVLPEDRMIKLPSSMSFEIGALVEPTAVAAHCTLKAGDLKGKNVVVTGAGPIGNLVAQFARIRGANVLITDLSEYRLQKAKDCGIEHTCNPKEEKLEACLSRVFNGEGFHVGFECAGVEIALDNLIQNVNKGGDVVAVAVYGDRPRVDVSILGDRELKLIGTLMYTHEDYEQAVKYLDNGQLITEPLITKRFPFEDYLEAYRYIDDQGDQTLKVIIDL